GAGGTTGGTCATGCGTCCGAGGAAGAGGCTTCCCTTTCCTATTATCATGGCCCTTGTCATGTTTCCTGCCAAAATCCTGTCTCTCGCATAGCCTATAACGGGCACCCCCGATGGGATGTGGCCCTGGGTCGGGGCAAATCCCACCACGCCGTGCTTTTCTATGAAGGATTCCATTTCTTCTTTTTTGAGCTCCCCGCGCTTTACGGCAATAGCGGCGATCATCTTGTAGTTGGCTTTCGGGACGTCCCCTGCCCCTGCGGGCTCCGTTATCTCGGGGTTTTGAAGTTCAGGGGCGTATTTGTCTACATCGGCAGCTTTTAGATTCAACCTATCCAGGGGGTCGTATACGATGCTCTGCATAACAGCCTGAGGTGCCGCACCCGCTGCTATCGGGTGCTTTCCGACAGAATCGAGCCTTATAACGGGGTTTACGCCGTCGTCGCTGCTCACCAGCACTGCAAAGCCGCCGAGCACATCTTCTAAAAGCGGCATTCCCTTTGCCACATGGTCCCTGCCGTTCATACCTAGCTTTGCAGCAGCTCCTCCCGCGACTACCGCCACCTTATTATACACTCCGGCCTTCACCAGGGCCGCAGCGCTAATAAGGGCGTGGGTGGGGCCCGCGCAAAAGCCTCTCATGTCGGCTCCCGTCGCATTGCCGCAGCCAGCGATTTCCCCTATGGCTTTGGCGAAATTCCCACCACCCCTCTGGTTCATATCGCCGCAGGCCTCTTCCGAACATTCGATTATATAGTCCACCTCGCCCGGTGAAATTCCGGTGACCTTAAAAAGGTGCCTTAAAGCCAGAACCGCCGAAGTTTTTGTGGCAAGATTCTCCGCCATTACATGGGCCGAGAGGGTTTCGTCTCGGTCGTGGGCCTTCCGCACGCAGCCCACTAACTTGCCGTCACACCTCAGTTCCACGGCGCCCTCTCCAATATGCTTTTTTATCGTATCTTCGTCTGCAACGTTCTTTATGCGGTTTATGTCATCCGCTGAAAAGAGCGGATGGTTGAGGAGCTTTTGCTTTACGCCTTCCGCAAACTCCCGTTCCAGGATGACAAGGCCGAAGACGTCGGACATGGCCATAAGGCCGCAAAATTCGTCTTCCGGCATTATTTCGCCGTAACGCCCGAACCGCGAGGAATTTTCAAGCGGATTTTGGTACCAGGGCCTTTTTATATTCTTCAAGTCTTCGGGCGATATATTCCCTATATACGTCTGGTTCGGCGGATAAGCGACGGCTTCCTCGTAAGTCCTCAAGTGGTCCCTTACCCTTTTTATATATTCGGAACCCGGGTTTTCCCTTTCTAAAAGCTGGGTGGTGCCAGCTACCACCGTGAGGTTTGGCACGTGCACCAGCACGTAGCTGGCACCGGAAATCACAGCATTGCTCACAATTAGCCCTCCTTCGGCAGCCTTTTTCTTTCTGGTTTTAATCTTCGAATACCGTCTGCCTGTCAATGTCCGTCGTCAAGGCTTTCAAAGCTTTCAGTACCAGCCGCCTTCTCAGTGCTTTCTCCTGGTCTTTTGTAAGCGAAGGATTGCCAAGGGGGTGCGGTATTGCAACAGCCGGAACAATACGGTTTGCTCCTACCGTCAGCGAAATCGGCACTATCGTGCACACGTGGGTCGTGGGAATACCTGCCCTTTCAAGTTCCTTTACCATCGTTGCACCGCAACGAGTACAGGTCCCTCAGGTGGAGGTAAGGATTACAGCCTGAACGCCGTCGGCGATAAGTTCCTTTGCAATTTCCTGGGCAAATTTCCTGGCACTTGCCACCGACGTTCCGTTGCCCACCGTGGCGTAATAGTACCTGTGGAGTTTTCCTATTACGCCTTCCCTTTCCAGTTCGCGCATTACGTCCACGGGCAAGACCCGGTTGGGGTCCTGGTTGGCGTAGGTGGGGTCGTAACCTCCGTGGGCCGTCTGGAACTTTTCCGGGGTGAGATAATCTACGCCCTCAAGGTCGTATTTGCCGAATCTAGAAGCGCTGGAAGCTTCTATCTTATCCGGATTGCCCTTAGGCACGATACCTCCCGATGTCACCAAGGCCACGGTGGTCTTCGAGAGGTCCTTTACTGCCGGTGCGGGTGGGACCCTGTCAAAATTGGGCATTGGGTATTCGGTCGCAAAAGGTTCGCCTTTTATCTTTTTCACCAGCATGTCGACGGCCCTTTTCGCGCCGTATTCTTCGACGAAAACGTTCTTTCTTATTCCGCGCGGTATATAGCCCTCTTCTGAAGGAGTACCCAAAGCTTCACCTTTTGCAAGCTTCAACGCGAGCTTTGCCATTTTCGGCACCGCTTCCCGCATGCCTGCTGCCGAACCGGCGGTTTCCACGATATATACATCCTTTTTGTATACCTCTACTCCGGGGTTTTCCATAAACATGCCGGTGACAGCGGGAATATTTAACGTCTCTTTTACGGCCTTGCACACACTGCCACAGGCCATCCCGTATCGCCCGGCATTGAAGGCAGGGCCCGCGACTACAAAATCAGGGTTATATTTTTTTATCCGATCCAAAATATCCGCTTTCGCTTCCTCTTGGTGTTCGTTGAAATACGAATCCCCGCAGATGACTGTTCCTACGATTTCCGCTTCCCCTGCAAAGGCAGCGTTAAAGGCCATGCCCGGCCCCACAGGGCCTTCCCTGTCCTGAGGCGGTAAATCGGCCTTTTCTTCACCGCCCAGCCCGGCGAAAAACTGGTTTATATAGTGGACAACCTTGAATTTACCCATTGTGCCGCCCTCCTTTCGGACTTTTCGGACGATACGTTAAACTTTACGCCCTGTACTTGGAGTACTGCTCGCGGTACTTTTTGACCTCCCTTGCAAGCCCTTCTACATCCAGAACCATTTCCATTACCCCGACCTGTTCCTCGTACACGGCAGGGTCCACCGCCGCTTTAACCTCGGGCTCTACGATGTGATAAACTGCAAGTCCTAAGGATACGCCCGCTAAAGGCCCTGCAAAGGTGGGATCGCCATTGGTGACGGTTTCGGCCGCAATACCGGCTGCTTCGGGCTCGGCTCCGCCCAATATCACGACGACGTTTTCCGGGCCGTACTCGTCGGCTAGTTCTTTGATTCTCTTTTGGATCTCCAGATCCATTGCGCCAGCAGCCGTTCAGACGAAACACTCAGTGGTCGAAAACACCACTTCACCTGGGGTTGTCTTCATGCAAGCTTCTATGGCTGGACCGGGGACGCCGTCCCTGTCCCCTACTATCACTATCTTTTTTCCTTCAAACATGATATTCGCCTCCCTTTGAAATTTAAAGAGTTACCGCGCTCAAGCGCGTAAAACCGACTTCCGAAGTAGCTCCGGTTATAGCCTGAAGTTCTATTTCGATGCTTCCATCTTCCCTCAATGCTTTTTGAGAACCGCCGGCTATGACGGCGGCCGTATCTACCAGGCCTATCACTTTCTTCATGGGCGGGAGCACTATCACCTCGTTGGCGTTGCCCGCCGTTACCACCGCGTCAGCCTTCGGATCGGCGTCGGCCAGGGATTGGGATGCTCCATCCCTTCCAGCGTATTCGTCGGTGATGAGCACGGTTTTTATCCCTTTGTCCTCTATCTTCCTGCAGTTCATTATGAGGTCGGTATCGGGATTGCCGAAGCCTTCTTCGGTGATGATGACGCCGTCGAGGCCTAGGTATTCGGCGAGTTTTGCCGTGTAGTCGGAGGAGCGCTCTTTGTCGGCAAGGGTAACGTTTTCATTGGTTATTATTATGCCAACGAAGTTTATATCCTTGCCGTGGCGCCTGTAAAGTTCTTCAACCACGGGATTGTTTTGATGTACGTAGGTAGGGTTCTTGTCGCAGGCAGAAACGCAGTTGCCGCTCACAATCGCTCCGTCCATCAGTTCGGTGGGGTATATGAAGGTAGGTATTATTTTTTTAGCATCGACGCCGTAGACATAAGTATCGTGCAAAAGTCCCTGGCTCTGAAGCTGGTAAACGTAAGCCACTTTGGGAAGGTCCGGATATTCTTTTAAGGCCTGAGGTAACGGCTTTGTCTCGTAGACCTTAATCTCTTCGGGCTTCTTTTCTTTCACGCTTTCTGCAACGTACGCCGCCACTTTAAGTCCCGCTATTCGAAGGGCTTCTTCGTGCTCGTGCTGGGAAAGGCCTTCTACGGGATTTGCCACGACAACAAGGTTGACAAGTTTTGAAAACGGGGTGTATTCGGCTCCGGGCCCGCTCATGTCGATTATGCCTTCCTGGAAACCCACTATCCTACCGCATGTCACTACCGCCATTCCTTTCAAAACGTGGGTCCTTCCCTCGCCCACGGTGCTGGGTTTTCCAAGGAAACCCGGGAAAATAGTTCCGCCAGTCACCTTCACGCGGGGCTCGATGACGTCTTTGACCGGAATTATCCTTACCTCTTCACCCGGCTTTGCCACATCAAAGTCCACGTCTTTTATCCTCTGGTCTTCGAGGACGAGCTCGGAAAGTTCTTTCTTGCTTACGGTGAGGACGCCGTTTTCGTACCGGGTGACATCGCCAAACACCACATCCTTAACGTTAAAATACCCGAGCTCCAGTTTCATTTTCTATCCTCCCCTATAAGTTATCCTCCCCTATAAGTTCCTTTTAATCATCTCTTCAACCATCTCGATGGTGACATCCTTTGTGACCTGGTCTACTTTTTCGCCGTTCTTGTAGATTGCTATTGTTGGAAGACCCATGACTTTCTGGCTAATTGCGAGCCGCATATTTTTTGAAGTATCAAGC
The Caldanaerovirga acetigignens genome window above contains:
- the grdA gene encoding glycine/sarcosine/betaine reductase complex selenoprotein A, which translates into the protein MFEGKKIVIVGDRDGVPGPAIEACMKTTPGEVVFSTTECFVUTAAGAMDLEIQKRIKELADEYGPENVVVILGGAEPEAAGIAAETVTNGDPTFAGPLAGVSLGLAVYHIVEPEVKAAVDPAVYEEQVGVMEMVLDVEGLAREVKKYREQYSKYRA
- a CDS encoding glycine/sarcosine/betaine reductase component B subunit, whose product is MKLELGYFNVKDVVFGDVTRYENGVLTVSKKELSELVLEDQRIKDVDFDVAKPGEEVRIIPVKDVIEPRVKVTGGTIFPGFLGKPSTVGEGRTHVLKGMAVVTCGRIVGFQEGIIDMSGPGAEYTPFSKLVNLVVVANPVEGLSQHEHEEALRIAGLKVAAYVAESVKEKKPEEIKVYETKPLPQALKEYPDLPKVAYVYQLQSQGLLHDTYVYGVDAKKIIPTFIYPTELMDGAIVSGNCVSACDKNPTYVHQNNPVVEELYRRHGKDINFVGIIITNENVTLADKERSSDYTAKLAEYLGLDGVIITEEGFGNPDTDLIMNCRKIEDKGIKTVLITDEYAGRDGASQSLADADPKADAVVTAGNANEVIVLPPMKKVIGLVDTAAVIAGGSQKALREDGSIEIELQAITGATSEVGFTRLSAVTL
- the grdB gene encoding glycine reductase complex selenoprotein B translates to MGKFKVVHYINQFFAGLGGEEKADLPPQDREGPVGPGMAFNAAFAGEAEIVGTVICGDSYFNEHQEEAKADILDRIKKYNPDFVVAGPAFNAGRYGMACGSVCKAVKETLNIPAVTGMFMENPGVEVYKKDVYIVETAGSAAGMREAVPKMAKLALKLAKGEALGTPSEEGYIPRGIRKNVFVEEYGAKRAVDMLVKKIKGEPFATEYPMPNFDRVPPAPAVKDLSKTTVALVTSGGIVPKGNPDKIEASSASRFGKYDLEGVDYLTPEKFQTAHGGYDPTYANQDPNRVLPVDVMRELEREGVIGKLHRYYYATVGNGTSVASARKFAQEIAKELIADGVQAVILTSTUGTCTRCGATMVKELERAGIPTTHVCTIVPISLTVGANRIVPAVAIPHPLGNPSLTKDQEKALRRRLVLKALKALTTDIDRQTVFED
- the grdC gene encoding glycine/sarcosine/betaine reductase complex component C subunit beta; its protein translation is MSNAVISGASYVLVHVPNLTVVAGTTQLLERENPGSEYIKRVRDHLRTYEEAVAYPPNQTYIGNISPEDLKNIKRPWYQNPLENSSRFGRYGEIMPEDEFCGLMAMSDVFGLVILEREFAEGVKQKLLNHPLFSADDINRIKNVADEDTIKKHIGEGAVELRCDGKLVGCVRKAHDRDETLSAHVMAENLATKTSAVLALRHLFKVTGISPGEVDYIIECSEEACGDMNQRGGGNFAKAIGEIAGCGNATGADMRGFCAGPTHALISAAALVKAGVYNKVAVVAGGAAAKLGMNGRDHVAKGMPLLEDVLGGFAVLVSSDDGVNPVIRLDSVGKHPIAAGAAPQAVMQSIVYDPLDRLNLKAADVDKYAPELQNPEITEPAGAGDVPKANYKMIAAIAVKRGELKKEEMESFIEKHGVVGFAPTQGHIPSGVPVIGYARDRILAGNMTRAMIIGKGSLFLGRMTNLFDGISFLMEKNPGEKKEEKLPDISSYLAEAFREFAEYLKTRGEAGAPK